TTGACAGAGCCGCGCAGTCGGCCGACAAAGCGTCTAAAACAGGCGGTAAAGTAAGGTCGCTCCTCAATAAAAAACAAGGCGCAGGTGCCAACCAAACCATGTTACAGATTTCGGGAATCGATTTGTCGAAGTTAAAAAAAACTCAATGGCAATGTGGAGTCAGTAAAAGGGGTAAATGAAACCAAAATGAAATTCAATGCTGCCAAATCTACCATTACCGTAAACCATTCGGGTACTACGGAAGAGCTTTTGACCAACATTCAATTAAAATCTAGAGATATTTTCGACGACGAGAACGTTGCGGCTTTAGAGGAAGGATTGATTGAGATTCAATTAAAATAGACCTTACATAAAATTATAGTCAGATGAAAAAAATATTAATATTCGCAGTCGTAATGGTTGGAATGATCTCATTTACTTCGTGCTCAAAAGATGACGGTCCAGGCGTACAGAAAGGCAAAACCGCAAAGTTTACCCTCTCTGCTCCTGGACTTACCTCGGAAGACATCGTGGCATTTGTGTTCACAGGAAGTATGAATGGGCAAGTTTCGGGCACATCGTGGAAGATAAATGGGATAACACAAGATAATCAAGGAGTTATTCAAATAAAAAATGAGCTTTTGATTGGTAATAAAACAGTAATTGTAGAAACTACAAAACCTCTCGATAATATTATTGTTACGTTTGGCGGGAGTAGTGATAACACTCCTTATACCATTAAGTTAAGGGCGGAAATAAATGGAAAAATCGAAAATGATATTTCGGATATCGTTAACCAAACGTATTCTAAAAGCTTAAATTACTAATTCTATTTTCAAAAAGCTCATCAGTATTTTTTTTCATTTACGTTTCACAAGTTAGTGCTTTATTCCAAATAGTTTTGGTGAAGGGTAGAGCGGGCGTCGAATTTATTTTGACGCCCGCTTATCTGTTCCTTACTTATTTACATTTATCAAAGCTCTAACCTTTGAAAAAGTTACACAGGTAAGCTTTTGATATCGCCAATTAGACTGTTATACTTTTCCTTTTCTTTAGCATTAGTCGCACCTAATTTCGCATAATTAATTGCTATTGATTTATTCGGAGGTCAGAAAGTTAGCTATTCGCAAATAATAAACGGAGATATTCCTGTGTTAATTGAATCCACTATCCAGGACATTAAAAATATCGGTAATATAACTCTTACGGGAGTAAACCTCCTTCAAAAGGTTTTATTAAAAAGCCGGAAGTTATATACTTTTTGCTTTTGGAATATCAATAACGCTCTCTGACCAAACTTCATCGTTGATAAGTTATAGGATGCATTATAATGATAAGAATTATCTTACGTAAGAAAAATTCCTAAAAACTTATTATTTGTTAGATTCATTAATTAAAGCTATTTCTTAGAATACTTAGTTCGTAGATACTCTTCAAATTGTGAAAAAAAATCAGAAAGAGGGATTTCGGCGTATTTGCAAATTTTGAAAATAGTTGAGAATGGCACATCATATCCTTGACTTTTAGTTAATTTTGTGATAGTTGTTCTACCAATAGATGTAAGATCTTCATATTGCCGGATAGTCGGTTTATTCCCGTTAATTTTGATTGGTTCTAGAAACTTGATTCTAATAAAATTCAATAATTCATTTTCAAAATCTACATTTTGTTCATCTTTAAATTTCATCAATAAAAATTTTTTAAAAAAAATTGTCCGCTTTAGCGGACAAATCAGAATAATTACTTATCTTTGTAAGAGTTATTTATTAAAGCGACAATTACTAAAGGAAATCCTTTAGCAACGATGTCACTCATAGTCGAAAACCGCTATTTTCCTTATGAGTTGAACTTGGTGTCGCCTTATTATTGGATTCAAATTATATTTATATATTTGAGCCAATAAGGCGCTCCATGTCAGTCTCTGTGGAACCTTGATTGATCAAGGTGGTCCTAGCGGTACCTCGACCTGAGCATTGGAGTGTCTTTTTGGTTTTCGTTCCAATAGTCATTTTCCTCAGTTTCAAGAGTGCCCATCGTTATCATAAACCAAAAAAATTATGGTACGATTTACAATCACAATGAAAATTTGCACCAATAAGATTCCGAATTATAGTTGCCGGTTTTCTCGTAAACAACAAACAAAGAACATTTTTTGCAGTCCTGAATAGAATATAACTTTAAGGAAAAGGGTGGATTTGGGTACTTATGGCTTATAAAAGTCATAACACCAAAATATGCAAGAGATTAAAAATCCCTGAGGTAATAATCCTAATGGGAAATTTTCTTTTCTACCTCTTTTCTTAACCGACCTTCTATAAACTGACAGCGCATGGTTGTGAGGAAATAAGTGGATCGGTAGTTTTATTATATTCTGACACAATAAATCTAACTATTCTTTTCCACTATCCCAAGCGGACTGTGTTATAGTTTACTCCTTAAATAGGAGTGAAGGTCGGTTCTTTTTGTTTTTACTGAAGCTAAAGTGATGTATTGATCAGGACTATTGTTCCATGCCTTGAAATGCATCTTGTTGGTTTTCAGCTGTACTGTTTTAGTCTCCAAACGCATTATTGAATTTGTAATTCCGATTTAACCTATTAATTATGACAGATCCAAATATATATAGATTAGGTTCCATAACCCGATCTAAACAAACTATTAATCTCGAATTTTGGTTTCCCAAAGCCCTGTTAATTCTATTAAGTGGGGTAATACTATTGTTTCATATATTGTTTAGTTGTCCGGTCAAGGCGCAGGTGTCTTCTATAGAGCCTGCGTCTACGGATGTAAAGTATTTGCCAATCTTGAGAGTCGGAGAGAAGGTTCCTCCAGAATTCTGGGAAATAAAGCACCTGCTATTCGAGAATGGACAAACGCGAGAAATTACCTTAAAAGAGTTCAAAGGGAAGCTGTTGATCCTTGACTTTTGGTCCACAACATGCAGCATCTGCCTGAAACACCAAAAGGAGATTTCCCACTTTAAGGAAAAGTACAAAGACCGGTTGGCCGTTGTTATGGTCAACCCATTAAAAAGCTACGATAACCTTTCCATCCTTCAAGAGAAGATTGAAGAGCCTTTTTTTAAGTCTTTCGGAATCACCAAGTCCAATTTTACAAGCATCGTTGAAGATGAATATCTTCAATCGCTGTTTCCATCAAAGGGCTATCCTCAATATGTATGGATCAATTCGGCTGGATATGTACAATTGATCACCTTCAGGAACCTGCTGGACCGGAATTATTCTTCACCCTATATCGACTGATCATGAAAAAAAATAATTATATGGTTAATACTTGTGTTGGCACATAATCAAGTTTTAGCCCAGACGATTTTACAAGGGCAGGTCCTGGATAAGCATTCATTGGCAATCGAAGGTGCTACAGTGAGTATATTGGGAGAACCAACGGTTGCTAAATCGGAAAAAGATGGGCAATTTACAATCAATAGTCCGATCGAGTCAGGAAAACTTATGGTTTCCAAACAAGGGTTTAAAAATTCCTTCATCTCATTTAAGGGAAGAATGGAAGGTATAGTAATAGTTCTTGCAGATTCTTTAATTGCCGTTGAAGAGATCAAAATAGTTCATACTGGATACGAATCGCTTCCTAAGGAGCGATCTACCGGAAGTTTTGCTAAAATTTCAGCAGACGATATCACCCAAAGAATCGGCACGAATTTGATAGAGAGTATTGGGGGGTATATGCCCAGTTTGCAAGTTGAAACTCGATATGGTGAAACCGATCTCCATGTTCGAGGGCTTAGCTCGTTTGATCTGGCGATGAGCAAACCGCTAGTAGTGGTCGATAATTTTCCGTATGAAGGCGATCTTGAAGACATCAATCCTAATGATATAGAATCGGTAACATTGCTCCGAGATGCCTCTGCTACTAGTATTTGGGGGGCAAGGGCAGGCAATGGGGTATTGGTCATTTCGCGTAAAAAGGGAAGGGCTGGAAAGACCGAAATGACCTTGCAATCCAGAACACGTATTTCATCCAAACCAGATATCTATGCATATCCTAGCTTAAGATCATCAGAATTTATTAACGTGGAGAGGATGTTGTTTGATGAAGGCTTCTATGATGGTCTTTTGGATCCACTCTCCAATAAATACATCATTGTTTCACCTGTTGTCGATCTGCTGGCTGAACATCGGAGTGGAAGGCTAACGGATCAGGTCTTAAAGGAAGAATTGATGAGGTTGGGGACCAAAGATTATAGAGATGAACTTTATAAGCATCTTTTTCGTAATCCCTTTCTTCAGGAAACCACCTTTGGGATATCATCATCATTAAGCAAGCTCAATTATCGCGGGTCAATTGGGCACCATCAAATTATTGGCAACAAGGTAAATGAAAGTTCAAATCGGCTTACCCTAAGCAATCAGCTCAATTATGCGCCCAGTCCCAATTGGATTGTTAGCTTAGCCTTGGATCAGACCCATTCAACAGAACAGTTCATGCTCCAGGGGGAGGATTTTCCACTTAGGATTGGTGGGGGACGTTCTTATTTATATCCCTATGCTGAGCTGGCTGACGTCAACGGAAATTTTCTTTCTGTTCCCAAAGGCTACAACCAACATTATTTAGGTATGCAACAGGGGACTGGTTTATTGGATTGGAATTATTATCCCCTAATGGAACTTGACCGATCACTTGGTAGGACTCCTTCCTCCCATTTTCTTGGAAATCTGTCCATACAATGGAAACCAACTACTTGGCTGCAGACCGAACTGATGTACGGACTGGAAAATCAAAAAGATGGAAGCGATATGCTTTATGGCGCGGATTCCTATTATGTGAGGGACTTGGTGAACACCTATAGTAACATGATGGGTCAGGGATTGACGAATGCCATTCCTCAGGGTAGCATTTTAGATCAGGGCAGTGGATCGATGAGAAGTCAAAAGGGCAGAGGAATGGTCCGAATCGATCAATCCTGGAACGAAAACCATGAAATCCATGGTCTGATTGGAATGGAATTCAGCCAAACGCGACGGGAGACGATTGCTTCTCGAGTGTACGG
The Sphingobacterium daejeonense genome window above contains:
- a CDS encoding TlpA family protein disulfide reductase — protein: MTDPNIYRLGSITRSKQTINLEFWFPKALLILLSGVILLFHILFSCPVKAQVSSIEPASTDVKYLPILRVGEKVPPEFWEIKHLLFENGQTREITLKEFKGKLLILDFWSTTCSICLKHQKEISHFKEKYKDRLAVVMVNPLKSYDNLSILQEKIEEPFFKSFGITKSNFTSIVEDEYLQSLFPSKGYPQYVWINSAGYVQLITFRNLLDRNYSSPYID
- a CDS encoding SusC/RagA family TonB-linked outer membrane protein, with amino-acid sequence MAHNQVLAQTILQGQVLDKHSLAIEGATVSILGEPTVAKSEKDGQFTINSPIESGKLMVSKQGFKNSFISFKGRMEGIVIVLADSLIAVEEIKIVHTGYESLPKERSTGSFAKISADDITQRIGTNLIESIGGYMPSLQVETRYGETDLHVRGLSSFDLAMSKPLVVVDNFPYEGDLEDINPNDIESVTLLRDASATSIWGARAGNGVLVISRKKGRAGKTEMTLQSRTRISSKPDIYAYPSLRSSEFINVERMLFDEGFYDGLLDPLSNKYIIVSPVVDLLAEHRSGRLTDQVLKEELMRLGTKDYRDELYKHLFRNPFLQETTFGISSSLSKLNYRGSIGHHQIIGNKVNESSNRLTLSNQLNYAPSPNWIVSLALDQTHSTEQFMLQGEDFPLRIGGGRSYLYPYAELADVNGNFLSVPKGYNQHYLGMQQGTGLLDWNYYPLMELDRSLGRTPSSHFLGNLSIQWKPTTWLQTELMYGLENQKDGSDMLYGADSYYVRDLVNTYSNMMGQGLTNAIPQGSILDQGSGSMRSQKGRGMVRIDQSWNENHEIHGLIGMEFSQTRRETIASRVYGYNEDLRTSQPVDYVTVFPTYDGLLGSQRIQYGNSITEFNNRFVSVFANASYTYQSKYTLSGSARRDASNVFGVNTNNKWNPLWSVGFAWNMHREPWFEEASWLESLRLKGSYGHSGNAGGISATRPILRYESPTTEWINSYPRAQVTSLPNANLKWEDVAMKNIGVEFSIFNGLLTGSFEYFVKHSTDLLSENYMDPTTGFSRATMNIGKMKGSGYDAELGVRLVSSVLTWSSTLNFSKNLSKVTDYQGASERASFYTSNTGKRMNPREGLSPYPVFAYRFAGLEAQTGDPQGFLNNEPFDRLPKAARRFGQ